Proteins from a single region of Peromyscus eremicus chromosome 9, PerEre_H2_v1, whole genome shotgun sequence:
- the LOC131919931 gene encoding alpha-enolase: MSILKIHAREIFDSRGNPTVEVDLCTSKGLFRAAVPSGASTGIYEALELRDNDKTRYMGKGVSKAVEHINKTIAPALVSKKLSVVEQEKIDKLMIEMDGTENKSKFGANAILGVSLAVCKAGAAEKGVPLYRHIADLAGNPEVILPVPAFNVINGGSHAGNKLAMQEFMILPVGASSFREAMRIGAEVYHNLKNVIKEKYGKDATNVGDEGGFAPNILENKEALELLKNAIGKAGYTDQVVIGMDVAASEFFRSGKYDLDFKSPDDASRYITPDQLADLYKSFIQGYPVVSIEDPFDQDDWEAWKKFTASSGIQVVGDDLTVTNPKRIAKAVSEKSCNCLLLKVNQIGSVTESLQACKLAQSNGWGVMVSHRSGETEDTFIADLVVGLCTGQIKTGAPCRSERLAKYNQILRIEEELGSKAKFAGRCFRNPLAK, from the coding sequence ATGTCTATTCTCAAGATCCATGCCCGAGAGATCTTTGACTCCCGTGGGAACCCCACTGTTGAGGTTGACCTCTGCACCTCAAAAGGTCTCTTCCGAGCTGCCGTGCCCAGTGGTGCCTCCACAGGCATCTATGAGGCCCTAGAACTCCGTGACAATGATAAGACTCGCTACATGGGGAAGGGTGTCTCAAAGGCTGTTGAGCACATCAATAAAACTATCGCACCTGCTCTGGTTAGCAAGAAACTGAGTGTTGTGGAACAAGAGAAGATCGACAAACTGATGATTGAGATGGATGGCACTGAAAATAAATCCAAATTTGGTGCAAACGCCATCCTGGGAGTGTCCCTGGCTGTCTGTAAAGCTGGTGCCGCAGAAAAGGGAGTACCCCTTTACCGTCACATCGCTGACTTGGCTGGCAACCCTGAAGTCATCCTGCCGGTTCCAGCTTTCAATGTGATCAACGGCGGTTCTCATGCTGGCAACAAGCTGGCCATGCAGGAGTTCATGATCCTCCCCGTGGGGGCGTCCAGTTTCCGGGAAGCCATGCGCATTGGGGCAGAGGTTTATCACAACCTGAAGAATGTCATCAAGGAGAAATACGGGAAGGATGCCACCAATGTGGGTGATGAGGGCGGGTTTGCACCCAACATCCTGGAGAACAAAGAAGCCCTGGAGCTGCTGAAGAACGCAATTGGGAAGGCCGGCTACACCGACCAGGTTGTCATCGGCATGGACGTGGCTGCCTCTGAGTTCTTCCGGTCTGGCAAGTATGACCTGGACTTCAAATCTCCTgatgatgccagcaggtacatcACGCCCGACCAGCTGGCTGACCTGTATAAGTCCTTCATCCAGGGCTATCCAGTGGTGTCCATCGAAGACCCCTTCGACCAGGATGATTGGGAGGCCTGGAAGAAGTTCacagccagttcaggcatccagGTGGTTGGGGATGATCTCACAGTAACCAACCCTAAGAGGATTGCCAAGGCTGTGAGTGAGAAGTCCTGCAACTGCCTCCTGCTCAAAGTGAACCAGATTGGCTCTGTGACCGAGTCTCTGCAGGCGTGTAAGCTGGCCCAGTCCAATGGTTGGGGCGTCATGGTGTCCCATCGCTCTGGGGAGACTGAGGATACTTTCATCGCTGACCTGGTGGTGGGACTCTGCACTGGGCAGATCAAGACTGGTGCCCCATGCCGATCTGAGCGCCTGGCCAAGTACAATCAGATCCTTAGAATCGAGGAAGAGCTGGGCTCCAAGGCCAAGTTTGCCGGCAGGTGCTTCAGGAACCCCCTGGCCAAATAA